The Streptomyces sp. cg36 genomic interval TGCGCTCGGGCTCGCCCCAGTAGCCGAGCATCACGCTGTAGCCCCGGGTGCACAGCTCGCCCGCCTCGCCGCGCGGCAGGGTGACGCCGGTGGCCGGGTCGATCACCTTCACCTCCACGTGCGGCATCACCCGCCCCACCGTTCCCGTGCGGCGCTCCAGGTCGTCGTCGCGGCGGGTCTGGGTGGAGACCGGCGAGGTCTCGGTCATGCCGTAGCAGATGGACACCTCGGCCATGTTCATCTCGGCGACGACCCGCTTCATCACCTCCACCGGGCACGGCGATCCGGCCATGATCCCGGTCCGCAGCGAGGAGAGGTCGTAGGCGGAGAAGTCCGGCAGGTCGAGCTCGGCGATGAACATCGTGGGCACCCCGTACAGCGAGGTGCAGCGCTCCGACTCCACCGCCCGCAGCGTCGCCGCCGGATCGAACGAGGGCGCCGGGATCACCACGCACGCGCCGTGCGAGGTGGCCGCCAGGTTGCCCATGACCATGCCGAAGCAGTGGTAGAAGGGCACCGGGACGCAGATCCGGTCCCGCTCGGTGTAGCCGAGCAACTCCCCCACGAAATAACCGTTGTTGAGGATGTTGTGGTGCGAGAGCGTGGCACCCTTGGGGAAGCCGGTGGTGCCCGAGGTGTACTGGATGTTGACCGGGTCGTCGCAGGACAGCCCGGCCGCGGCCACCGCGAGCTCCTCCGGCCCCACCGCCCCGCCCGCCGCCACCAGCGCGTCCCAGGACGGGTCCCCGATGTAGTGCACCGCCCGCAGCCCCGGGCAGTCGCCGCGGACCTGCTCCACCAGCGCCCGGTAGTCGCTGCCGCGGTGCCCCGGCGAGGCCACCAGCAGCGAGATCCCGGCCTGCTCCAGGACGTACGCGAGTTCGTGCGCCCGGTAGGCGGGGTTGATGTTGACCATGATCGCGCCGATCCGGGCGGTCGCGTACTGCACCAGCACCCACTCCGGGCAGTTCACCGCCCAGATGCCGACGCGGTCGCCCTTGCCGACCCCGCTGCCGAGCAGACCGCGCGCCAGCTCGTCGACGGCCGCGCCGAACTCCGTGTACGTCCAGCGCCGCCCCGACTCCAGGTCGACCAGCACCTCGCGGTCCGGGTGGGCGGCGATCGCCCGGTCCAGGTCGCGGCCGATGGTGTCGCCGAGCAGCGGCGTCGCGCCGGTGCCGTGCGTGTACGAGAGGTCCGTCACCGCAGGTCCCCCTCGTCGTACTCGGCCGCGGAGCCCGCCGCCGTCGCCTCGCGCAGCTCGATGCGGCGGATCTTCCCGGAGACCGTCTTGGGCAGCTCGCCGAACTCGATCCGGCGGATCCGCTTGTACGGGGCGAGGACCGCGCGCGAGTGCTCGAACAGCACCTTGGCGGTGTCCGGGCCTGGCTCCCAGCCCGCCGCGAGCACGATGTACGCCTTCGGCACGGCCAGCCGCAGCGGATCCGGCGCCGGGACGACGGCCGCCTCGGCCACCGCCTCGTGCTCCAGCAGCGCGCTCTCCAGCTCGAACGGGGAGATCTTGTAGTCGGACGCCTTGAAGACGTCGTCGGCGCGGCCGACGTAGGTGATGTAGCCGTCCTCGTCGCGGGAGCCGATGTCGCCGGTGCGGTAGTAGCCGCCGGCCATCGCCTCGGCGGTGCGCTCCGGGTCGCCGTGGTAGCCGGTCATCAGGCCGACCGGGCGGGCCGAGAGGTCCAGGGCGATCTCGCCCTCGCTCGCGCCGGGCTCGCCGGTCACCGGGTCCAGGAGCTCCACGCGGTAGCCGGGGCTCGGGCGGCCCATCGACCCCGTCTTGAGCAACTGGCCTGGCGTGTTGGCGACTTGGACGGCCGTCTCGGTCTGCCCGAAGCCGTCCCGGATCACCCGGCCCCACTGGCGCCGGACCGTCTCGATGACCTCCGGGTTGAGCGGTTCGCCGGCCGCCACCACCTCGCGGGGCGGGGTCTTGAGGGCGCTCAGGTCCGCCTGGATCAGCATCCGCCACACCGTGGGCGGCGCGCAGAAGCTGGTCACGCCCGCCGCGTCCATCGCCGCCATCAGCCGGGCCGCGTCGAAGCGCGTGTAGTTGTAGAGGAAGACGGTGGCCTCGGCGTTCCACGGCGCGAACAGGTTCGACCAGGCGTGCTTGGCCCAGCCGGGCGAGGAGATGTTCAGGTGTACGTCGCCGGGCTTCAGCCCGATCCAGTACATGGTCGCCAAGTGCCCGACCGGGTACGACACATGGGTGTGCTCCACCAGTTTGGGCCGGGCCGTCGTGCCCGAGGTGAAGTAGAGCATCAGCGGATCGTCGGCCAGGGTCTCCCCGTCCGGCTCGAACCCGGCCCGCGCCTCCAGCGCCTGCGCGAAGTCCAGCCACCCGGGGACGGGCGCGCCGACGGCGATCCGCGTGTACTCCCCGGGCACCTCGGCGAACTTGCCGGTGTCCTCGGCCCGTACGATCACGTGCCGGGCCCGGCCGCGCTCGATCCGGTCGCGCAGGTCGAGGGGCCCGAGCAGCGGGGTCGCCGGGATGACGACCGCCCGCAGCTTCATCGCCGCGAGCGCGGTCATCCACAGCTCGCGCTGGTTGCCGAGCATGACGACGACCCGGTCCCCGGCGCGTACCCCCTGGTCCCGCAGCCAGTTGGCGACGCGGTCGGAGTACGCGGACATCTCGGCGTAGGAGATCCGGACCTCGGCGCCGTCCTCCTCGACGATGTGCAGCGCGGCGGCGTCATTGCCCTCGGCGATGACGTCGAACCAGTCGAGCGCCCAGTTGAACCGCTCGGGGCGCGGCCAGCTGAAGCCGCGGGAGGCCGTCGCGTAGTCCTCCCGGTGCTCCAGCAGGAAATCCCGTGCGGAGCGGAACTCCCGCGTGGCGCCGTGTGCTTCCATGTGCCCTCCTCGTTGCCTGGCCACTCTCTACCATCCGGTACTCCGTGACCAGGCATCTTTACCCTCGGACGGGGGTGCGGGGGAAGCCTCTCCGGCCGAAACCCCCCGCTCCCCGTCACCCCGAGGTCCGGGCCGGTGGCACGCGGCGCGCCCGCCCCCGGCGGGCCTCACTTGTCCGCGGTGAGCTTCCCGGCGGCGCCCCAGCTGTCGGTGGGCACCTCGTGGATCCAGACCTGTACGGTCTCGGCCGGGATCCGGTACGCGTCCACGAACGCGTCGGTGACCCGCTTCACGAGCTCCCGCTTGAGCGCGACATCGCGCGGACCCTGCTGGATGGTGACGATCGGCATGACGGTCAACTCCCCTGTCCCCGGCGGCTTCCCGGCTCTTCCGGGCCGCTCACCGGCATGACCTCAGTCCATACCGCCGACGGGCGCCGACCAAGGGCCGGACGGCGACCACAGCGATCAGTTTTCGTGATCGACGCAGGTCGGAGTGGGTTCGACCGAGGTTCCGGGGTGGGATTCCGGGGCGGGTCTCCTAGGCGGGCCACGGTGTAGGTCCGCACAACCGGTCAGGAGGCGCCGCACGCCCGCAGCAGGAGCTCCAGCCCCGTCGACGGCGCCCCGCCGCGCACCGCGAGACCGGTCGACAGCGCGAGACCCGGCGCGCGGAACGGGCGGAAGGCGATCCGGGGGCTGTGCAGCACGCGCGCGTGGGACGCGTACACCACCGTCCACAGCGGCCGGGAGCCCGCGCCGATGGTCGCCAGCGTGTCCTGGAGGGAGCCGCTCACCGGGCCCGGCAATGGCTCGAAACCGACGCTGTGACAGGCGCCGACGACCAGGTCCACCAGGGCCGGGTGGTTGCGCCGGGCCGTGATGCACAGCCCCAGGTCACGCAGGTCGCCGACGGCGATGTCCGCCGCCCCGGCCAGCGGGTGCGCCGCCGGGACGGCCGCGACCAACGGCTCCTCCCACAGCGGCTCGATCCGCAGCCCCGCCACCGGGGCGAGCGAGCGGACGAAGGCCGCGTCCAGACGGCCGTCGGCGACCTGTTCGAGGCGGCCCTCGGCAGCCGCCGACACCAGCTCGACCGGGGTGTCCGGGGCGAGCTCGGCGAACCGCGCCAGCACCCGGTCGAGGTGGGCGCCCAGACCCGTACTGGTGCCGAGCCGCAGCGCCGAGGGGCCGCGCACGGCCAGCCGGGCCCGGTCGGCCGCCGCCAGCACCGCCCGCCCCTCGGGCAGCAGCCGCTCCCCGGCGCCGGTCAGCCGGACGTGCCGCGATGACCGGTCGAACAGATCCGCGCCCACCTCGCGCTCCAGCCGCCGCACCTGCTGGCTGACCGCCGACTGGACGATGTGCAGCCGCTCGGCGGCCCGCCCGAAGTGCAGTTCCTCGGCGACGGTCACGAAGTAGCTGAGCTGGCGCAGTTCCATGCGGCGACTGTAGCCAGCGGCCCGCGCCCGCCCGCGGGGTGCCGCCGCTCGGCAGCGGGGCCGGATCCCCGGCCATGAGCGGCCCGGCACCCGCCCTCGGGGTGCGCCGCACGACAGCGGCGCCGCGTTCCCCGGCGGCCCCCGCGCCTGCCCCCCGGGGGCGCTGAGAGACCGTCCGCCTGCCCCCGGGGGCGCGCTAGAAGACCGTCAAGGACGGGCGGACCCGGGTCAACAGCGCGTCAGGACGGGACGCCCGGTCCGGCGCGCGGGCATAACGTCGAAGCGTCGCCCGCAGCGGCGTCACCCAGGACGGCCCGGCCGCGACGGCCGGGCCCCCCATCGGAGGGCACCACCATGGACATTCTCACCGTCGACGACGCGGACCCCGACGAACGCCGCCCGGCAGGGCCCCTGTACGTGCCGGTTCGGCTCGGCTCTGCCGGAGGACAGCAGCTGCGCTTCGTGCGCACCCCGCTGGGCGTACGGTCCGCCGTCGGCTTCACCAGCGCCGCCCGGCTGCACGCGGTGCTCGGGGCCGGCCAGTGCTGGATCAGGCTCGCCGAGCCCGCCCTGCGCGCCCTCGCCGCACCGCTCGGCGTGACCACGCTGACGCTCGACCCCCAGCTGATGGCCCCGGCCCCGTCGGGGGCCCGCCGGACACCGGCCGCGCACCCGTGCGCCCGCCGGTCGGCGCCGCCGGAGCCGCTGCCCGCCGCGCCCGAGCCGGAGCCGGTGCCCGCGCTCGCCCCCGTGCACCGGGCCGCCAGGCTCACGGCCGTCCCCGCGCTCGTCGACCACCGCGGAGGTTTCCCCGTATGACCACCGAACCCGACCTCCTCGTACGGTCGTTGGACTCCCCCGCCGTGTGGCCGGCCTCCGCCGTGAGCGCGCCCGGCGGCGATGTGTCGGTCGCCGGGGTCTCCCTCGCCGAGCTGGCCGAACGGCACGGCACACCCGTCTACGTGCTCGACGAGACGGAGGTACGGGCCCGGGCCCGGGCCTGGCGGCGGGCACTGCCGGACGCGGACGTCGTCTACGCGGCCAAGGCGTTCCTGTGCCGCGCGGTCGTCGACTGGGTGGCCGAGGAGGGCCTGGGCCTCGACGTGTGCTCGGCGGGCGAACTGGAGCTCGCCGCGACCCGCGGCTTCCCGCCCGAGCGGATCGTGCTGCACGGCAACGCCAAGTCGCCCCGCGACCTGCGCACCGGCCTGCGGCTCGGCGTCGGCCGGATCGTCATCGACTCGGACTGCGAGATAGCCCGGATCGCCGCCCAGGTGCCGCCCACGGCGCCGCCGCAGAAGGTCCTCGTCCGGGTGCTGCCCGGCATCGAGGCGGGCGCGCACCCGAAGGTCCGGACGGGGACCGAGGGCCAGAAGTTCGGCCTCTCGCTGGCGGGCGGCGACGCGGAGGACGCGGTGCTGCGCGTGCTGGGCCAGCCGCGCCTGAGCCTGGCCGGCCTCCACTGCCACCTGGGCTCCCAGATCGCCTCCACCGAGCCGTACGCGCGGGCCGTGCGCACGATGGTGGCGTTCCTCGCCCGGCTCCGCGACCGCCACGGCGTGACCCTGCCCGAGCTCGACCTCGGCGGTGGCTTCGCGGCGGCCTACCTGCCGGGCGACACCGCGCCGCAACCGGACGCCTACGGCCGCCGCATCACGGCCGAACTGGCCCGCGCCTGCGCCGAGTTCGGCTACCCGGCGCCGCGCCTCACCGTCGAGCCGGGCCGCGCGGTGGCGGCTCCCGCCGGGGTCGCACTGTACCGGGTGCTGGCGGTCAAGCGGACCGGCGAGCGGGTGTTCGTCGCGGTCGACGGCGGCATGAGCGACAACCCCCGGCCCGCGCTGTACGGGGCCCGCTACACGGTCCGCATGGTCGGGCGCGCGACGGCGGCCCCGATGCGCACGGCGACGGTGGTCGGACGCCACTGCGAGGCGGGCGACGTGCTGGCGCAGGACGTCGAACTCCCCCAGGACGTACGCCCCGGGGACATCCTCGCCGTACCGGCGTCCGGCGCGTACCAGGTCTCGATGGCGTCCGGCTACAACATGACGGGCCGCCCGCCGGTGGTGGCGGTGGCGGACGGCCGGTCACGGCTGCTGCTGCGACGCGAGACGTTCGAGGATCAGAGGGGGCGGGACGTGGGGTTGTAGGGGGGTGAGGCCGCCGGGGAGGCCGGGGGTCGCCCGTCCGCCGGGAGACGCTCCCCGGGCGTCAACTCGTCACGTTCCCGAACCGGATGTCGTACGAGGTGGCACCGGCCATCTCGACGAGCAGCCGCTCGCCCTCGGCGACGATCTGGTCGCGTACGCCGGGGGTGAGGGGACCGAAGGGCTCGACGGTGAGGACGGCGGCCCCGCCGGCGCCCGACGTCGTGCCCCCGCCCGCTTTGCCACCCTTCCGATCCTTCCCCGCCTTCCCTCCCTCCCCCTCGTCGATCCGCCAGACCCCGGCGAGGAAGCCGTCCACGAGGAGGGTGCGGAACGCCTGGTTGCCCTTCCAGGCGCGGCCCCGGTGGGCGGGCGGGACCACCCGGCCGCGGTCGGCGTGCGACAGGAGCAGGTTGTCGAACTCGGGCAGGAAGCGCGGCGGGGCCGGGGTGTCGGGGGCGGGGCGCGGGGCGTCGGGCAGGTCGAAGAGTTCGGCCCCGTTCTCGTCACGGAAGGTGACGAGCTCCGGCCGCAGCCGCTCGAAGACCTCACCCAGTCGGGTCAGTCCCGCCCAGGTCTGCATGTCCTTGACCGAGGCGGGCCCGAACGCGCCGAGATAGCGCAGCACGGTGGCGTCGGGCGCGGGAACCGGCCCCGGCGCCCGCCCCAGCCACTGCTCGACGGTGGTGAGCGCGACCTGCCCGGACCGCCCCCACAGCCCGCGCGGGGTCACCTGCACCAGCGGCAGGCGGCAGCGGGCGGCGACGGCCAGCGCGGCGGGGGTGGCCCCGGGCCACTCACGGCTCAGCGCCTCGCGGAGCTCCCCCATGGTGTACGGCCGCTCCTCGACCATCGCCCGTACGGCCGTACCGAGCCGGTCCAGGTCCACCCCCGCCAGCTGCGCCCGGAACTGCTTGAGCTCCCGGTCCCGGGCGGCCTGCACCAGGGGCCGCAGGGTCAGCGCGTCGTCGGCGGTGTGAAGGTGGAGGGTGGAGCGCATGGTCACGATCCGTACGAGCTCGCGCGCCTCGATGAGCGCGGAGAGCGCCTGCGGCCGGAACCCTTCGAGCCGGGACCAGAGCGCGAAGTAGGGCGGCTTCACGTTCTGCCCCTGCAACCCCACCAGCCACGCGACGGCCTCCCCCGGCGCAAACCCGGATGCCCGCCGCAGCAGGAGCTGTCGGGCAAGGGTGGCGCGGTTGAGGTCACGGGGGTGGAGGAGGGTGGGGGTGGGGCTGGAAGTGGGGTGCGGGGCCATGGGGGCACGGTAGCGGGGTGGGGGGGGTTGGGGGCGGTCCGGAAATTCATGGGAGGGGCCGTCCATGCGCCCCTGGCCGGATGCCGACCGGTGCCGTTGGGGAGGCGGGTCGGCAGTCCCGGGGCTCCGGGGGGGGCGAGGTCCGCCCATGCCCCGGTCGCCGGACACCGAGCCGGGGGCATTTGGGGCGTATATCCTGCTGCGGGACTGTACGAGTACGGGCGGAGGCGGCGTTCGGCGGCTGTCCGGCGAGTGGCTGGGCGGGTGTCCGGAGTGCGGCTCATGGCGGCCGGCGGCTGTCCGGGCCACTGCCCGGCGAGTGGCTGGGCGGGTGCCCGGGTTGCCGCTCACCGGCGGCCGGCGGCTGTCCGGGCCACTGCCCGGCGAGCGGCTGGGCAGGTGCCCGGGCCACCGTTCATGGGCGTTCGGCGGCTGCCCGGCGAGTGGCTGGGCGGGTGTCCGGGCCACCGCTCATCGGCGTCAGGCGGCTGCCACGGCGTCGTCCGAGTGGCGGGCCGCCCGGCGGCTGGCTGCCCGACAGCATCCAGCGGCCACCCGGCGGGCTGTCCCACCGGAGGGCCGAGGGCGGCCCCCACGAACGGCCCGGCGACGAACGGCCCGGCGACGAACGGCCCGGCGACGAACGATCTGCGGGAGCGGGAGGTGAGGTCAATGTCCGAACGCGGGGCGCGTCCCGACCGCCCGGCACAGCCGGCGAGGAAGCACGCCTGGCGACGCCAGCCCGGGGCGCCGCCGGACCCCCCGGCGCCCACGCCCCGGGCGACGAACGCGCCGACGGCGCCCGGGCCCGTACCCCACGACCACCGCAGCGTCGTGGAGAGCGCGCTGTACCGCGACGGCCGCCGCGTCTCCTCCCCCGACACGCTCGCGGAGACGTTCCGCAGGCTGCGCGAGACGCCCGACGGCATGGCGTGGATCGGCCTGCACCGGCCGACCGAGGACGAACTGCACTCCCTGGCCGAGGAGTTCGACCTCCACCCGCTCGCGGTGGAGGACGCGCTGGAGGCCCACCAGCGCCCCAAGCTGGAACGGTACGGGGAGACCCTCTTCGTGGTCCTGCGCGCGGCCCGCTACCTCGACGCGCCGGAGGAGGTCGACTTCGGCGAACTCCACGTATTCGTCGGCCGCGACTTCCTCATCACCGTCCGCCACGGCGCCGCCCCCGACCTGTCGGCCGTGCGCCGCCGCATGGAGGAGTCCCCGGAGCTCCTGGCACTGGGCCCGGAGGCGGTGCTGTACGCGATCCTGGACGCGGTGGTCGACGGCTACGTCCCGGTCGTCTCCGGCGTCCAGAACGACATCGACGAGATCGAGACCGAGGTGTTCCGGGGCGACCCCGAGGTCTCGCGCCGCATCTACGAACTCTCCCGCGAGATGGTCGAGTTCCAACGCGCGACCCGCCCCCTGGTGGGCATGCTCCACGCCCTGATGGCGGGCTTCGCGAAGTACGGCACGGACGAGGAACTCCAGCGCTACCTCCGCGACGTGGCCGACCACGTCACCCACACCAGCGAACGCGTGGACGGCTTCCGCCAGGCCCTGACGGAAATCCTCACGGTCAACGCGACCCTGGTCACCCAGCAACAGAACGCGGAGATGCGAGCACTGGCGGAGGCGGGCTTCGAACAGAACGAGGAGATCAAGAAGATCTCGTCTTGGGCGGCCATTTTGTTTGCTCCCACGTTGGTGGGAACGATCTATGGGATGAACTTCGAGAACATGCCGGAGTTGCAGTGGGCGGCTGGGTATCCGTTCGCAATTCTGCTGATGGCGGGGGTTTGTGTGAGCTTGTACTTCATTTTCAAGCGGCGGGACTGGCTATAGAGAGCAAGTCGCTCAGGTCATTGAAGTTCGCAGTGGCGAACTACTCTTGTGGCCTGCTTCGACGGCCTGGGGAGAATCTGGGGAGAATGCGCTGCACTGGGGAGCGGGTCGTCGCGCTGGCTCCGGCGCTCGACGTCTACTGCACGGCCTTGCTCCTTCTGCTCTGCCGTACGAACGATGGCGTCCCTTCTCGTGGTGTAGCCGATCAAGCTGGCGAAAGCCCAGGTCCCGTTCCCAATCGCCTTCGCCGGTGGCACCGTTGGGACTCACCGAGCCGGGACCAGTAGTGATCGCCAGGCTGCCCGCAGCAGCACGTACCGAACGGCTCCGAAGCGGAGGTGGCAGACCGTGATCGGCTACACCACGACGGGGGAGACGACTGTACGAACCGTGGTTCGCAGGTAGCACTTCTCCTGAACGCGGTCAACCGGTGCAGACAGCCTAGAGGTACCGAGTCTGCGGGAAGGAGTATCAGCGTTCGCCTTCCAAAGCCGTGTCGAGACCTGGAGCATCAGCTCGGGAGAGGCTGTCAATGATGTCAAGACAGCGGGTACGCATGGCGGGTGGACTCTGTCGGTACAGGCGCAGGACCGCCGTGACCACGTAGTGCCCGTAAGCTGCATGACTGTTCCGGATGTCGGACAGGCTACTACCCGCCTGCCAGATGATGTGCTCGCAAGCGTCCAATGCCGTCTGCGGCAGTGGGCCGGCCGGATCGTGGAGCGCGAAGGCAAGGTGCCCGAGGTTGTCTGGGAACGCCTGACTGGTGAGGAAGGTCTGCACGAGCTCCTCGGCCTGGGACGGAAGCAAATCGAAGGCGTACCTCATGACGGCGGAAGCGTTGTTGCGGACGCCTTCGTCGGAGTCGTTGAACAGGGGCAGCAGACGCGGGTAGTGCTCGGGGTTGCGGGCGAGGACAGCGGCAGCACCACGCCGGGCGATGGTGTTCAGTTGTTGTGCGGTGACGGGCAGATCTGCCGTGAGGTTGCCTTGGAGGGCGGCCACAGCCCAGGTTTGACCTGCGAGTTCCGCGGTCTGTCGAGGACCATCGAGCGCCTGGGCAAGGTGGGGGGCGAATCGAGCTGGGTCGCGGGCCAAAGCGTGGATGAGCAACTGCTGGGTGGTCTGTGCGTTGTGGACGTTGAGGTCCTGATGTGTCATCAGCTGGCTTGCTGTCTCCAGGGCAGCTTGCGGATCGTGGTTCATCAGGGCGCGTACGGCCTCGGCGGCGCAGACACGGACGGCGATTACGGGGTCGGTCGCCAGCCGGAGGAGGAGTGGTCTGAGCGCG includes:
- a CDS encoding AMP-binding protein, translated to MEAHGATREFRSARDFLLEHREDYATASRGFSWPRPERFNWALDWFDVIAEGNDAAALHIVEEDGAEVRISYAEMSAYSDRVANWLRDQGVRAGDRVVVMLGNQRELWMTALAAMKLRAVVIPATPLLGPLDLRDRIERGRARHVIVRAEDTGKFAEVPGEYTRIAVGAPVPGWLDFAQALEARAGFEPDGETLADDPLMLYFTSGTTARPKLVEHTHVSYPVGHLATMYWIGLKPGDVHLNISSPGWAKHAWSNLFAPWNAEATVFLYNYTRFDAARLMAAMDAAGVTSFCAPPTVWRMLIQADLSALKTPPREVVAAGEPLNPEVIETVRRQWGRVIRDGFGQTETAVQVANTPGQLLKTGSMGRPSPGYRVELLDPVTGEPGASEGEIALDLSARPVGLMTGYHGDPERTAEAMAGGYYRTGDIGSRDEDGYITYVGRADDVFKASDYKISPFELESALLEHEAVAEAAVVPAPDPLRLAVPKAYIVLAAGWEPGPDTAKVLFEHSRAVLAPYKRIRRIEFGELPKTVSGKIRRIELREATAAGSAAEYDEGDLR
- the lysA gene encoding diaminopimelate decarboxylase → MTTEPDLLVRSLDSPAVWPASAVSAPGGDVSVAGVSLAELAERHGTPVYVLDETEVRARARAWRRALPDADVVYAAKAFLCRAVVDWVAEEGLGLDVCSAGELELAATRGFPPERIVLHGNAKSPRDLRTGLRLGVGRIVIDSDCEIARIAAQVPPTAPPQKVLVRVLPGIEAGAHPKVRTGTEGQKFGLSLAGGDAEDAVLRVLGQPRLSLAGLHCHLGSQIASTEPYARAVRTMVAFLARLRDRHGVTLPELDLGGGFAAAYLPGDTAPQPDAYGRRITAELARACAEFGYPAPRLTVEPGRAVAAPAGVALYRVLAVKRTGERVFVAVDGGMSDNPRPALYGARYTVRMVGRATAAPMRTATVVGRHCEAGDVLAQDVELPQDVRPGDILAVPASGAYQVSMASGYNMTGRPPVVAVADGRSRLLLRRETFEDQRGRDVGL
- a CDS encoding LysR substrate-binding domain-containing protein, giving the protein MELRQLSYFVTVAEELHFGRAAERLHIVQSAVSQQVRRLEREVGADLFDRSSRHVRLTGAGERLLPEGRAVLAAADRARLAVRGPSALRLGTSTGLGAHLDRVLARFAELAPDTPVELVSAAAEGRLEQVADGRLDAAFVRSLAPVAGLRIEPLWEEPLVAAVPAAHPLAGAADIAVGDLRDLGLCITARRNHPALVDLVVGACHSVGFEPLPGPVSGSLQDTLATIGAGSRPLWTVVYASHARVLHSPRIAFRPFRAPGLALSTGLAVRGGAPSTGLELLLRACGAS
- the dmpI gene encoding 4-oxalocrotonate tautomerase DmpI; the protein is MPIVTIQQGPRDVALKRELVKRVTDAFVDAYRIPAETVQVWIHEVPTDSWGAAGKLTADK
- a CDS encoding magnesium and cobalt transport protein CorA, encoding MSERGARPDRPAQPARKHAWRRQPGAPPDPPAPTPRATNAPTAPGPVPHDHRSVVESALYRDGRRVSSPDTLAETFRRLRETPDGMAWIGLHRPTEDELHSLAEEFDLHPLAVEDALEAHQRPKLERYGETLFVVLRAARYLDAPEEVDFGELHVFVGRDFLITVRHGAAPDLSAVRRRMEESPELLALGPEAVLYAILDAVVDGYVPVVSGVQNDIDEIETEVFRGDPEVSRRIYELSREMVEFQRATRPLVGMLHALMAGFAKYGTDEELQRYLRDVADHVTHTSERVDGFRQALTEILTVNATLVTQQQNAEMRALAEAGFEQNEEIKKISSWAAILFAPTLVGTIYGMNFENMPELQWAAGYPFAILLMAGVCVSLYFIFKRRDWL
- a CDS encoding winged helix DNA-binding domain-containing protein codes for the protein MAPHPTSSPTPTLLHPRDLNRATLARQLLLRRASGFAPGEAVAWLVGLQGQNVKPPYFALWSRLEGFRPQALSALIEARELVRIVTMRSTLHLHTADDALTLRPLVQAARDRELKQFRAQLAGVDLDRLGTAVRAMVEERPYTMGELREALSREWPGATPAALAVAARCRLPLVQVTPRGLWGRSGQVALTTVEQWLGRAPGPVPAPDATVLRYLGAFGPASVKDMQTWAGLTRLGEVFERLRPELVTFRDENGAELFDLPDAPRPAPDTPAPPRFLPEFDNLLLSHADRGRVVPPAHRGRAWKGNQAFRTLLVDGFLAGVWRIDEGEGGKAGKDRKGGKAGGGTTSGAGGAAVLTVEPFGPLTPGVRDQIVAEGERLLVEMAGATSYDIRFGNVTS
- a CDS encoding SAV_915 family protein, with protein sequence MDILTVDDADPDERRPAGPLYVPVRLGSAGGQQLRFVRTPLGVRSAVGFTSAARLHAVLGAGQCWIRLAEPALRALAAPLGVTTLTLDPQLMAPAPSGARRTPAAHPCARRSAPPEPLPAAPEPEPVPALAPVHRAARLTAVPALVDHRGGFPV
- a CDS encoding AMP-binding protein — its product is MTDLSYTHGTGATPLLGDTIGRDLDRAIAAHPDREVLVDLESGRRWTYTEFGAAVDELARGLLGSGVGKGDRVGIWAVNCPEWVLVQYATARIGAIMVNINPAYRAHELAYVLEQAGISLLVASPGHRGSDYRALVEQVRGDCPGLRAVHYIGDPSWDALVAAGGAVGPEELAVAAAGLSCDDPVNIQYTSGTTGFPKGATLSHHNILNNGYFVGELLGYTERDRICVPVPFYHCFGMVMGNLAATSHGACVVIPAPSFDPAATLRAVESERCTSLYGVPTMFIAELDLPDFSAYDLSSLRTGIMAGSPCPVEVMKRVVAEMNMAEVSICYGMTETSPVSTQTRRDDDLERRTGTVGRVMPHVEVKVIDPATGVTLPRGEAGELCTRGYSVMLGYWGEPERTAEAIDAGRWMHTGDLAVLREDGYVQIVGRSKDMIIRGGENVYPREIEEFLHTHPKIADVQVVGVPDERYGEEVLACVIPRDPADPPTLDDLTAFCRDRLAHYKVPRRLRILADFPMTVSGKVRKVELREGYGE